One segment of Odontesthes bonariensis isolate fOdoBon6 chromosome 1, fOdoBon6.hap1, whole genome shotgun sequence DNA contains the following:
- the LOC142385230 gene encoding uncharacterized protein LOC142385230 isoform X1: MFFPSFNREQDCGCLQLLSTYNMEVETCAVEGCHHAASLLGCLNFQRERAQYCDCVLRQKQSSGQLYPAHRCVLAASSPVLASLLSSTGALVELQDSCLSDSVLGPLLDYIYTGALPYTLNREQYPRLLTAACHLQMNELQDALREAWRQAEINAADDASASDGAVMDPYKNFNKPYTSDLKAFGDPSSSTSMDSFGRFEDTRKPCSVRVDTFDKAQINSVSMDSSVTDGETDMSKNDAKHCGRADACLLEYIDTVYESDDRQATCSTKRNLMQNNPGTDEVDDVSAVNKEVDEDQFHSDGFMKSEVWQRSTEEELSITYEGRGSSSSLPHPCYGAVPVICHGSRASVCQLAEVCPVPTYHPAFQSSLSTAPDSHSASTDSDNTCEGISSKHKNQVRAQIQDSNHNEKSIVCATHRELNVDYSSRQTDQFMISNNILTGKGLSHITVHNDQLAHCDSFQTNAKHLAEDLVPRNKDWSKDSFHPKHQPLNCFEYNNVSLATAKEEQSQDCESAASLPTEDSDTGSDSQNVCFEVEAKDEHGSSFECPTEMDIQDSNCNSSGPEINWYPNMCMGNKSRKYAPSSQHEYDSNTRHTAMQHTGQRVDLCVPLSSTLQSGLDNVTECITFLEPKKISGTKTVEPCLTSTTPVDTRTPDTTTGSKGQSYNGHPHSQCQEDTHLSHRYAQIQIPGQSHHSDELSEEDKAGSFAITGQSPPKRHYPTEFTDQVLLVDTNTKAAEETGVGPGDRTENAIKIHDKAQRCEEPSVAWTEMKKIQKGAKFGTKTFDETNEKTNVQERKFVGKDRSRRGAQITPNAGFIEVSHPNKGENKISTRPVCSTQSVPDSVQASMPSILSVCIPSNLSANMPTERSAHLSSPSHQPFQCSLCDRSFSQRGSLNRHVRSHLGVRPFSCPRCPMTFSRQYRVTEHMRVHQRCALGHDFHKPPDSSISDIEHN; encoded by the exons ATGTTCTTTCCTTCATTTAACCGTGAGCAAGACTGTGGGTGTTTGCAGCTCCTCTCCACATATAACATGGAG GTGGAAACCTGTGCTGTGGAAGGTTGCCACCACGCAGCTTCactgttgggatgtctgaactTTCAGCGTGAACGAGCTCAATACTGTGACTGTGTACTCCGACAGAAACAGAGCTCAGGTCAGCTCTACCCCGCACACAG GTGTGTTCTGGCAGCTTCTAGTCCTGTGTTGGCATCTCTCCTGTCCTCTACCGGTGCCCTGGTGGAACTGCAGGATTCCTGTTTGTCTGACTCAGTATTAGGACCTCTTTTGGACTACATTTACACTGGGGCTTTGCCATACACTCTCAACAGGGAGCAGTATCCCAGACTGCTCACTGCTGCCTGCCACCTGCAGATGAATGAACTGCAGGATGCTCTGAGAGAAGCTTGGCGACAGGCTGAGATAAATGCTGCAGATGATGCCAGTGCTTCAGATGGTGCTGTGATGGATCCATATAAAAATTTTAATAAACCCTATACGAGTGATTTGAAGGCCTTCGGTGACCCTTCATCGTCAACCAGTATGGATTCTTTTGGGAGATTCGAAGACACAAGAAAACCGTGTTCAGTCCGAGTGGACACGTTTGATAAAGCACAGATTAACTCAGTCAGCATGGATTCCAGTGTTACAGATGGAGAAACAGATATGAGTAAAAACGATGCAAAGCACTGTGGTAGAGCAGATGCATGTTTACTTGAATACATTGATACAGTATATGAAAGTGACGACAGACAAGCAACTTGTTCGACTAAACGGAATTTGATGCAGAATAACCCTGGCACTGATGAGGTGGATGACGTATCTGCAGTGAATAAAGAAGTGGATGAGGATCAGTTCCATTCAGATGGTTTTATGAAATCAGAGGTCTGGCAGAGGAGCACAGAGGAAGAGCTATCGATAACATATGAGGGCAGAGGGAGCTCATCCTCACTACCACATCCATGTTATGGGGCAGTACCAGTCATCTGTCACGGCAGTAGGGCTTCTGTCTGCCAGCTTGCAGAAGTCTGCCCAGTGCCTACTTACCACCCAGCGTTCCAGTCCTCACTCAGCACAGCGCCTGACTCACATTCAGCCAGCACCGACAGTGACAACACTTGTGAAGGTATTTCCTCTAAACACAAAAATCAAGTTAGAGCACAAATTCAGGACTCCAATCACAATGAAAAGTCCATTGTATGTGCCACTCATCGTGAGTTAAATGTGGACTACAGcagcagacagacagatcaatttatgatcagcaacaacattctTACAGGCAAGGGTTTATCTCACATTACAGTACATAATGATCAGCTTGCTCATTGTGATTCATTTCAGACTAACGCTAAACATCTTGCAGAGGATTTGGTGCCACGGAATAAGGACTGGAGCAAAGACAGTTTCCACCCCAAACATCAACCCTTAAATTGTTTTGAATACAACAATGTCTCTTTGGCTACTGCAAAAGAGGAGCAATCGCAAGACTGTGAATCTGCTGCTTCACTTCCCACTGAGGACTCAGACACAGGAAGTGACTCACAAAATGTATGTTTCGAGGTGGAAGCGAAAGATGAACATGGTTCCTCTTTCGAGTGTCCTACTGAAATGGATATACAGGACAGCAACTGTAACTCCTCTGGACCTGAGATAAATTGGTACCCTAACATGTGTATGGGtaataaaagcagaaaatatGCTCCCTCTAGCCAACATGAGTACGATTCAAACACAAGACATACTGCTATGCAGCACACAGGACAGAGAGTGGATTTGTGTGTTCCACTTTCCAGCACACTACAATCAGGTTTGGATAATGTCACTGAATGCATCACGTTTCTAGAACCTAAAAAGATCTCTGGCACTAAAACCGTAGAGCCGTGCTTAACTTCAACAACACCTGTGGACACAAGGACACCTGACACAACAACTGGTAGCAAAGGCCAGTCATACAATGGACATCCTCATTCTCAGTGTCAGGAGGACACGCACTTATCACACAGATACGCACAGATACAGATACCTGGCCAATCCCATCACTCAGATGAGTTGAGTGAGGAGGACAAGGCTGGTTCCTTTGCCATTACAGGTCAAAGTCCCCCGAAGCGGCACTATCCTACAGAGTTTACAGATCAGGTTCTCCTCGTGGACACAAACACTAAAGCTGCTGAGGAGACAGGAGTCGGTCCTGGGGACAGAACCGAGAACGCGATCAAGATTCATGATAAAGCTCAAAGGTGTGAGGAACCATCTGTCGCATGGACTGAgatgaaaaaaatccaaaaaggGGCTAAATTTGGCACTAAGACTTTTGATGAGACTAATGAAAAGACAAATGTTCAGGAAAGAAAATTTGTAGGTAAAGACCGCAGCAGGCGAGGAGCGCAGATCACTCCAAATGCCGGGTTCATTGAGGTTTCCCACCCTAACAAGGGTGAGAACAAAATAAGCACCCGGCCAGTCTGTTCAACTCAGAGTGTGCCAGACTCGGTACAAGCCTCCATGCCATCCATTTTGTCTGTTTGCATACCTTCCAACCTTTCAGCCAACATGCCAACAGAGAGGTCAGCTCATCTGTCATCTCCTTCTCACCAACCTTTCCAGTGCTCTCTGTGCGATCGTTCCTTTAGCCAGCGAGGCTCTCTGAACAGACATGTGCGGAGCCACCTTGGCGTACGGCCCTTCTCCTGTCCCCGCTGCCCTATGACCTTTTCACGCCAGTACCGTGTCACAGAGCACATGCGTGTTCACCAGCGCTGTGCTCTAGGGCATGACTTTCATAAGCCCCCTGACTCTTCGATTAGTGACATTGAACATAATTGA
- the ddias gene encoding uncharacterized protein ddias, protein MSARRSLVDCAVLSLQDARVFYPCCKGCFSRIDAEERDATRYRCSRCGYRCLRDQVAYRYRLSLRVTRDSRIFGVTVFGNSLNPFFGAHASELQRFVENSDGPVETSTRFRLLAKSVEDCFIGRHFIFGIKLSRTETGPWLEGPASDGSGSRETAQLVASQMILPIATGLAGCTVLSYYQSLLQKVSEDQTGSADPSKASRFPAPTLLLIPDNSPASGYSNSTPYASGLISQLLLRSEDQDCTLTPTPPWQQSLGLVTSSAEQEEGCSPQDSGDENSNETNDTTPHPAVRGCPERTPLLPLERSFYNSPSFPAYPISSIGKVVRNSLGENTWCSPSQSGPRRFSLTLKEFSTTRHSGAMSSRSSAWEDFPFSESLAEFLCEENDVAGETVPNLSVHCCKQTGKSDLEIPKSAGDSASAGQRNLQITASNSPISEAVRNTSAPDRGDGGGGHDLSDPVCKNPVERIDRYEASNIYSIKCDQEGDEARLSFEKEEQLEEDSYNCSADLFSSSLLISMDTEALGKEAEIVRTAADTYSSKTDWLCPINENANSTQLTPHRRLQKRIPQDKKDLDFVPPSQSTPVVKVHVGTQSHAKCSRTSCRCSHRLYEERGFRKPHKHLKLQRRTLNLESVRNFSCKHESRVSDATDRDIEDDEGIVAPTPAGKRQQSHNSSSEMGSGWKWGQEDGVDCKRPVFGQTLTSSLGSVTQTGQRHKSRTVFEGSLDVSNDYILNDDNQTFDWSRDLFSDSI, encoded by the exons ATGTCTGCCAGGCGATCTCTGGTGGACTGCGCTGTGTTGTCTCTGCAAGATGCCCGTGTGTTTTATCCGTGCTGTAAAGGCTGTTTCTCAAGGATCGACGCGGAGGAGCGGGACGCGACGAG ATACAGGTGCTCCAGGTGCGGTTACAGGTGTCTGAGGGACCAGGTTGCTTATAGATACCGCCTCTCGCTGAGGGTGACCCGGGACAGCCGCATATTTGGTGTAACAGTGTTTGGAAACAGTTTGAACCCATTTTTCGGTGCTCACGCAAGTGAATTGCAGAG GTTTGTGGAAAACTCCGATGGACCCGTCGAAACATCAACAAGATTCAGATTGTTGGCGAAGTCCGTAGAGGACTGTTTCATTGGTAGACATTTCATCTTTGGCATTAAG TTGAGCAGAACAGAAACTGGACCTTGGTTGGAAGGACCTGCTTCAGATGGCTCCGGCAGCAGAGAAACAGCCCAGTTAGTTGCCAGTCAAATGATTCTTCCCATCGCTACGGGCCTGGCTGGCTGCACAGTGCTCAGTTATTATCAGAGTCTTCTACAGAAAGTTTCAGAAGATCAAACTGGTTCTGCCGATCCAAGCAAAGCCTCCAGATTTCCAGCACCAACCCTGCTGCTAATTCCAGATAATTCTCCAGCCAGCGGCTATAGTAATTCCACACCGTATGCCTCTGGTCTTATTTCTCAATTACTCCTAAG ATCAGAAGACCAAGACTGCACCCTCACTCCCACCCCTCCATGGCAACAATCGCTCGGGCTGGTGACTTCATCAGCAGAACAGGAGGAAGGCTGCAGTCCTCAAGATAGTGGAGATGAGAACAGCAACGAGACAAACGACACAACACCACAtcctgcagtgagaggctgcccGGAGAGAACTCCACTTCTCCCTTTGGAGCGCAGCTTCTATAATAGCCCATCATTTCCTGCATATCCAATCTCATCTATTGGCAAAGTTGTCAGAAATAGCCTCGGTGAAAACACTTGGTGTAGTCCTTCCCAGTCTGGCCCCAGACGTTTCAGCCTCACACTGAAAGAGTTTTCTACCACACGGCACAGCGGGGCTATGTCGTCGCGCTCATCGGCTTGGGAAGATTTTCCTTTCTCCGAGAGTCTTGCAGAATTTTTATGTGAAGAAAATGATGTTGCCGGTGAAACGGTACCAAATCTGAGTGTGCACTGTtgtaaacaaacaggaaaatccGACCTGGAGATCCCCAAATCAGCAGGTGATTCGGCCTCTGCCGGTCAGAGGAATCTGCAGATAACGGCGAGCAATTCACCCATATCTGAGGCTGTCAGGAATACATCTGCACCAGACAGAGGTGATGGAGGCGGTGGACATGATTTATCTGATCCAGTATGTAAAAATCCTGTTGAACGCATAGATAGGTATGAAGCCAGCAATATTTATTCTATTAAGTGTGATCAGGAGGGGGACGAGGCTCGTCTTTCTTTTGAAAAAGAAGAGCAGCTGGAAGAGGACAGTTACAACTGTTCTGCTGACTTATTCAGCAGCTCACTCCTGATCAGTATGGACACAGAAGCACTTGGCAAAGAAGCTGAAATCGTGAGGACAGCCGCAGACACctactcttccaaaactgactGGCTGTGCCCCATAAATGAAAACGCTAACAGCACACAGTTAACGCCACACAGACGGCTGCAAAAAAGGATCCCACAAGATAAAAAAGATTTGGACTTTGTCCCACCTTCTCAGTCCACCCCTGTTGTGAAAGTTCATGTTGGGACACAGTCGCATGCCAAATGCAGCAGGACATCGTGCAGATGCAGCCACAGACTTTATGAAGAAAGAGGGTTCAGGAAACCACACAAGCACCtaaagctgcagagaagaactTTAAACTTGGAGTCGGTAAGAAACTTCAGCTGTAAACATGAGTCCAGAGTTAGTGATGCGACTGACCGTGATATTGAGGACGATGAAGGGATCGTTGCCCCGACTCCTGCTGGAAAAAGACAGCAGAGTCATAACAGCAGCAGTGAAATGGGTTCGGGCTGGAAGTGGGGTCAGGAAGATGGAGTTGACTGCAAAAGACCTGTCTTCGGTCAAACTCTGACCTCATCGCTTGGGAGTGTGACACAAACGGGACAACGGCACAAAAGTCGGACAGTATTCGAGGGAAGTCTTGATGTATCTAATGATTACATCCTAAATGATGACAACCAGACATTTGATTGGTCTAGAGATCTGTTCTCTGACTCGATTTGA
- the LOC142385230 gene encoding uncharacterized protein LOC142385230 isoform X2, whose product MFFPSFNREQDCGCLQLLSTYNMEVETCAVEGCHHAASLLGCLNFQRERAQYCDCVLRQKQSSGQLYPAHRCVLAASSPVLASLLSSTGALVELQDSCLSDSVLGPLLDYIYTGALPYTLNREQYPRLLTAACHLQMNELQDALREAWRQAEINAADDASASDGAVMDPYKNFNKPYTSDLKAFGDPSSSTSMDSFGRFEDTRKPCSVRVDTFDKAQINSVSMDSSVTDGETDMSKNDAKHCGRADACLLEYIDTVYESDDRQATCSTKRNLMQNNPGTDEVDDVSAVNKEVDEDQFHSDGFMKSEVWQRSTEEELSITYEGRGSSSSLPHPCYGAVPVICHGSRASVCQLAEVCPVPTYHPAFQSSLSTAPDSHSASTDSDNTCED is encoded by the exons ATGTTCTTTCCTTCATTTAACCGTGAGCAAGACTGTGGGTGTTTGCAGCTCCTCTCCACATATAACATGGAG GTGGAAACCTGTGCTGTGGAAGGTTGCCACCACGCAGCTTCactgttgggatgtctgaactTTCAGCGTGAACGAGCTCAATACTGTGACTGTGTACTCCGACAGAAACAGAGCTCAGGTCAGCTCTACCCCGCACACAG GTGTGTTCTGGCAGCTTCTAGTCCTGTGTTGGCATCTCTCCTGTCCTCTACCGGTGCCCTGGTGGAACTGCAGGATTCCTGTTTGTCTGACTCAGTATTAGGACCTCTTTTGGACTACATTTACACTGGGGCTTTGCCATACACTCTCAACAGGGAGCAGTATCCCAGACTGCTCACTGCTGCCTGCCACCTGCAGATGAATGAACTGCAGGATGCTCTGAGAGAAGCTTGGCGACAGGCTGAGATAAATGCTGCAGATGATGCCAGTGCTTCAGATGGTGCTGTGATGGATCCATATAAAAATTTTAATAAACCCTATACGAGTGATTTGAAGGCCTTCGGTGACCCTTCATCGTCAACCAGTATGGATTCTTTTGGGAGATTCGAAGACACAAGAAAACCGTGTTCAGTCCGAGTGGACACGTTTGATAAAGCACAGATTAACTCAGTCAGCATGGATTCCAGTGTTACAGATGGAGAAACAGATATGAGTAAAAACGATGCAAAGCACTGTGGTAGAGCAGATGCATGTTTACTTGAATACATTGATACAGTATATGAAAGTGACGACAGACAAGCAACTTGTTCGACTAAACGGAATTTGATGCAGAATAACCCTGGCACTGATGAGGTGGATGACGTATCTGCAGTGAATAAAGAAGTGGATGAGGATCAGTTCCATTCAGATGGTTTTATGAAATCAGAGGTCTGGCAGAGGAGCACAGAGGAAGAGCTATCGATAACATATGAGGGCAGAGGGAGCTCATCCTCACTACCACATCCATGTTATGGGGCAGTACCAGTCATCTGTCACGGCAGTAGGGCTTCTGTCTGCCAGCTTGCAGAAGTCTGCCCAGTGCCTACTTACCACCCAGCGTTCCAGTCCTCACTCAGCACAGCGCCTGACTCACATTCAGCCAGCACCGACAGTGACAACACTTGTGAAG ACTAA
- the LOC142385237 gene encoding uncharacterized protein LOC142385237: protein MSVELYTSGERSGNNGSLRDTAVGGTKPLHRFLKGQPKIMGTVVLVMGASLIIFSIAVTMQSSNHVWRTIPPGLVLGILFIISGILYILTELNPTKKTVTISLALSIVSILLACWAILFILANVHTHRYLYHYDDNTTDIEILWGSYAEAMGVSMEAVLLFHSCVGAIIFIVMSALAGAALRSTRSQAIVVMSTTSTETPAE from the exons ATGTCTGTTGAGCTCTACACTTCGGGTGAACGGAGTGGAAATAATGGAAGTCTTCGAGATACCGCAGTGGGAGGGACCAAACCTTTACACCGCTTCTTGAAGGGGCAACCCAAGATCATGGGC ACTGTTGTGCTGGTCATGGGCGCATCCCTCATCATTTTTTCCATCGCTGTCACCATGCAATCTTCTAACCACGTATGGAGAACCATCCCGCCAGGCCTCGTACTGGGAATATTG TTCATCATAAGTGGAATTCTGTATATTCTGACAGAGCTAAACCCCACCAAGAAAACA GTAACCATATCCTTAGCTCTGAGCATCGTGTCCATACTGCTTGCATGTTGGGCAATTCTCTTCATCCTGGCCAATGTTCACACGCACAGATACTTGTACCATTATGACgacaacacaacagacattgaAATATTATGGGGTTCATATGCTGAG GCTATGGGAGTGTCTATGGAGGCAGTCCTTTTGTTCCACAGCTGTGTTGGTGCTATCATTTTCATTGTAATGTCAGCGCTTGCTGGTGCTGCCCTGCGCTCTACAAGAAGTCAG GCTATTGTTGTGATGAGCACAACCTCAACTGAAACACCAGCTGAATAA
- the LOC142378461 gene encoding uncharacterized protein LOC142378461 yields MAFLTFLFLHFMTAQSIGGVDSETDLHFDCTNDYETMFCQLAAQNCSEYRLTLVDSYESKTKRCTFHHQCTTQQCCCSVQTVLVFGESQNATVWKGREAAQSKTIEVVGSFKPKTPTIVSVNESNGNFGVRWKTKYELSSIPLTAEVTHYEKKKKEEMVWKPVTPAIVDGLQYFEISGQHLEPSTTYMVRVRSVSRVNFKYSDSSEEWEFKTSPSVNSLVLAVGFVLSFASVIISAAIYGVYVRLQKKCKDNDSNPSVLKVHSLKEEMLVPEKSTPSAVFIQPLIPYDSRHTLKSSWTDSEGSGSLQHSSGISMGSSQLSYADIQPPNTLATFLDNPSKALPSISPEFLQAAKLAAISSPFNRSFVRTDQMSSGSNCSVNWSYSLLIPNSIDQMVVGISEIPMQTPMPCDLIYHPSGGDAVRVPEQQVPACLFPEQQDLSTVMPIDLSYQQCGADPQGFSYSEETSSSSFSSWNVKSASSELESRVEAPMGCERSDQLLSGSTKLTGESENPFYGCVPSESHGVLVVEDDYRPIESFMAPPDVLRSEERSCDQKKDLEKYQEESFNKFPQGSLKPFFQGFCNDAQRGASQLGLQTPFPTLISADNSMPIVTDSSYHRV; encoded by the exons ATGGCTTTTCTTACGTTTCTTTTCCTACATTTTATGACCGCACAATCCATCGGTG GAGTTGATAGTGAAACGGACCTACATTTTGACTGTACCAACGACTATGAGACTATGTTTTGCCAGCTGGCGGCTCAGAACTGCTCTGAATACCGCTTGACTCTAGTCGATAGCTACGAGTCTAA GACGAAGAGATGCACTTTCCATCATCAGTGCACCACCCAACAGTGTTGCTGCTCCGTGCAAACTGTGCTCGTCTTTGGGGAGAGTCAGAATGCAACCGTCTGGAAAGGAAGGGAGGCCGCGCAGTCGAAAACCATTGAAGTCGTCGGAAGCT TTAAGCCCAAAACTCCAACAATCGTCTCAGTCAATGAATCGAATGGGAATTTCGGAGTCAGGTGGAAAACCAAGTATGAACTTTCTAGTATTCCGTTGACTGCTGAAGTGACTcattatgaaaaaaagaaaaaggaggagatg GTGTGGAAACCTGTCACACCAGCTATAGTTGACGGACTGCAATACTTTGAAATAAGTGGTCAACACTTGGAGCCAAGTACCACATACATGGTCAGAGTAAGGAGCGTCTCGAGGGTGAATTTCAAGTACAGCGACAGCAGCGAAGAGTGGGAATTCAAAACCT CTCCCTCCGTCAACTCCCTGGTCTTGGCTGTCGGGTTTGTCCTCAGTTTTGCTTCAGTCATCATCAGCGCTGCCATATACGGCGTCTATGTGAG GCTTCAAAAAAAGTGTAAGGACAACGATTCAAATCCAAGTGTTCTCAAAGTGCATAGTCTCAAGGAAGAG ATGTTGGTGCCTGAGAAATCCACACCCTCCGCTGTCTTCATCCAGCCCCTCATCCCATATGACAGTAGACACAC CTTGAAATCCTCATGGACGGACAGTGAAGGCAGTGGGAGCCTTCAGCACAGCAGTGGAATCAGCATGGGCTCCTCGCAACTTAGTTATGCTGACATACAGCCTCCCAACACTTTAGCTACCTTTTTGGACAATCCTTCCAAAGCCTTACCCAGCATAAGCCCAGAATTTCTGCAAGCCGCCAAACTTGCAGCTATCTCCAGTCCCTTCAACAGAAGTTTTGTGAGGACTGATCAAATGAGTTCTGGATCAAATTGCTCAGTCAATTGGAGCTATTCCCTGCTTATTCCTAACTCGATTGATCAGATGGTGGTGGGCATCTCTGAGATTCCAATGCAGACTCCAATGCCTTGTGACCTTATATACCATCCCAGCGGGGGCGACGCTGTGAGAGTTCCTGAGCAACAAGTACCAGCTTGTCTGTTTCCCGAACAACAAGATCTTTCAACTGTCATGCCGATAGACTTATCATATCAACAGTGCGGCGCTGATCCTCAGGGATTTTCATACTCCGAAGAAACCAGCTCGTCCTCCTTTTCCAGTTGGAACGTTAAATCCGCCTCATCTGAACTCGAGTCCAGAGTGGAGGCTCCAATGGGGTGTGAGCGCTCCGATCAGCTGCTCAGTGGTTCGACAAAGCTGACTGGCGAAAGTGAAAATCCTTTCTACGGCTGTGTGCCATCGGAGTCGCACGGCGTCCTTGTGGTGGAGGACGACTACCGGCCGATTGAAAGTTTTATGGCACCCCCAGATGTCTTGCGTTCAGAGGAGAGAAGTTGTGATCAAAAGAAAGACTTGGAGAAGTATCAGGAGGAATCATTCAACAAGTTCCCTCAAGGCTccttaaaacctttttttcaaGGTTTCTGCAACGATGCCCAGCGGGGCGCCAGTCAGCTTGGGCTCCAAACACCTTTTCCGACCTTGATATCTGCAGACAACTCTATGCCAATCGTCACAGACAGCAGTTATCATAGGGTGTAG